TCGAAACCCGCATGTTTACGGTGGAGGAACTCGGAGACAACCCGGAGGCCAAGGCCTATATCGCCGACTGCGAAGTGGTCTTCGTCGATGTGATGATGGATAAGCTCGCCGACTACATGGTGGACAACGACCTGCTCGAGGGCCGGGCCGTCTATGCCACCAACCACGGCGGGGATCCGGAAAAACTGGCTGAGGAGGGTTTTCGCTTCGACAAGGAGATCATGCAATACGGCCGGAGCGTGGAAAATACCATCAACATGATCCGCCTGGCGGTGCATCGACATATCGACAATGCCGTGACCTACGATCCGCCGGTGAAACGCAAACCTGGGGGCATGATCTATCATCCGGAGGCTCCTAAAAGATTCAAAGATACGGCGGCCTATAAAAAATGGAACATGATCCGCAGCCACTACCGTCCCGAAAATCCCTGGGTGGGAATTCTTCTCTCGGTGGACAGCCTGCAGGCGGGACATGCGGAAGCCACCGACAAACTTATTCGGAAAATCGAAAAGGCCGGTTTCAATGTCCTGCCCACCATCGGCTGGGAAAGCCGGGCCTTGTCCGAGGTCTTCAAACCGGAAAATGGCCAACCTCCGGTGGATATCCTGATCACCTTCGGCATGAAGTTCGCGTCCACAATCACCAACGACGTGCGGCAGGGCCTGATTGATCTGGATGTGCCGGTGATCAATGTCATACGTCCCTATCTTGAAAGCATCGATGAATGGCGCCAAAGCGACATCGGCTTCGGGCCCTTCGAGGTGGTCTGGGCCGTGGCTACCCCGGAATTCTCCGGCGCCATCGAACCCACGCCCCTCATCGGCAAGACCCAGATCGTCGATCCGGACACCGGGCGGCGTCTGATGGTCCACGACACCATCGACGAGACGGTGGGTCATCTCATCCCGCGCCTGAAAAAATGGGTTGCGCTGCGTCGCAAGCCCAATACGGATAAAAAGGTGGCCGTCCTCTACTACAACCATAGCGGGGGCAAACAGAACATCGGTGCCGCCTACCTGAACGTATTTCGAAGCCTTCAGATCATTCTGCACCGCATGAAAAGCGAGGGCTACGATGTCCAGCACATGGACAAGCTCACCGAAGAAGGCATCAAGGATCTAGTGTTGAGCAGCGGCCGCCACATCGGTTCCTGGGCCCCGGGAGAACTCGACGACCTGCTAAAATCTCCGGATGTGGAACGGGTGACCCTGGAAGAATACAAAACCTGTTTCGATACCCTTCCCGAGGCGTTCAAACAAAAGGTCATCCAAGACTGGGGGCCGCCCGAAGACTGCAGGGTCATGGCGGCGGACGGCAAGCTTTTTATCCCCATGGTCAAGCTGGGCAATGTGGTACTGATGCCCGAGCCTACCCGCAGCGCCGGAGGGGCCGGACGGGAAGACGAGGTCAAGATGTACCATGATCCGTATACCTATCCCAATCATCAATACATTGCCGGGTATCTCTGGATCGCCAAGAAGTTCGGGGCTGATGCCATGGTGCACCTGGGCACCCATGCAACCTATGAATGGCTTCCGGGCAAACAGGCCGGCCTGGCGCCCTCGGACCCTCCCGAGATCATGACCGGCGCCATCCCCAACATCTACCCTTATATCGTGGACGACGTGGGCGAAGGCATGCAGGCCAAGCGCCGGGGACGCGCGGTGATCCTCGACCACCTGACCCCCCCCATGAAGGAGGCCGACCTATACAGCGAGTACAGCGAACTCCACGACCTGTTTCACAAATACGAGATCGCCGTTGCCAACGGCAGCGAGACGGCGCCCGAGTATATGAAGACCATCCGCGACCTCATCGAGGCCACCGGCATTGCCAACGACCTCCGCATCACCGAGATGACGGAGGAGGCCATGGAAGAAATTCATCTTTACCTGCATGAAATTGACAACAACAGCTTGCCTTACGGACTGCACACGTACGGCAATCCTTATACACCGGAAGCAGCTGAAGAAACGGTCCAACTGATTCTTAAGCAGAATCCCGAGGCAGAGCCGTCCCAGGTGCGTAAAGACATTGACGCGTCGCCGGTGCAGGAGGCAACCAATTTTATCCGTGGATTGAACGGTAAATACATAGCGCCGGGAGAAGGCAACGATCCCCTGCGCAACCTGCCGTCCATCCCCACAGGAAGGAATTTTTACGGCTTTTCGCCGGCCAAGATCCCCTCCAAGGCGGCCTGGGAGATCGGCAAACAGGCCGCCATCCAAATGATCGAGACCAAACTCAAAAAGGACGGCAAATACCCGCAGAAAGTAGGCGTGGTGCTGTGGGCCATGGAAACCACCCGCAACGAGGGGGTCAACGAAAGCACTGTCCTCTACCTCATGGGGATGGAGCCGGTATGGGATGCCATGGGCCGCGTCAAGGACAGCCGGGTCATCCCCGGTTCTGAACTGGGTCGCCCGCGTATCGATGTGCTCATCAATCCCTCCGGACTCTACCGTGATGTCTTTCCCAGCAAACTCATCTTTTTGGACCAGGCGGTCCAAAAAGCCATGGTTCAGACGGATATTGAGAATCTAATCGCTCAAAACAAGGCGACCATTAAAAAGGCGCTGATGAATACGGGCATGGACGAAAAAGAGGCTGAAACCCAGTCGCGTTTTCGTATCTTTACAGAGAAGGTCGGCTCTTACGGCAACGGGGTCAGCGGCCGGGTCCACAACTCGGCCATGTGGGACTCCGATGAAGCCGTCAGCAGCACCTATCTGAATCGTGTCCAGTACGCCGTGGGCCAGGGCAAGTGGGCTGTTCCGGTCAAGGAGGCTTTCACCGAGAATCTGCGCGGAGTAGACATAGCCGTGCATTCGCGTTCCAGCAATGTGATCGGCATCGTGGACACCGATGATTTCTTCGAATACCTGGGCGGCATGACCCTGGCAGTGAAACATGTCAAAGGTGAGGCGCCGGATGCCATGGTGACCATGCACCGCCGCAAGGACGAAGTCATGGTGGAAGATGTGGCCAAGACCATCGGCCGGGAACTGCGCACCCGTTACCTCAATCCCCAGTGGATCCAAGGCATGAAGCAGGACAACTATGCCGGAGCCCGGGAGATGTCCGAGTTCGTCGAGAACCTCTGGGGTTGGCAGGTCACGGTCAGCGACGCCGTGGACGCGGCCAAGTGGCAGCAGGTTCATCAGGTGTATGTGGAAGACAAGTACGGTCAGGATATCAAAGCGTTCTTCAACCAACACAACCCCTGGGCCTATCAGTCCATCACCGCACGCATGCTGGAAGCTGTCCGCAAGGATTACTGGAAGCCTGATGAGAAAATTACCAACAAGCTGGCCGTGGAGTACGCCGTCAATGTAATCGAGAAAGGCGTGGCCTGCTGCCATCATACCTGCAACAACCCCATGCTCAACCAGATGGTGCTCAATATCATTTCCCTGCCGGGAATGTTGTCGCCGGAGATGGCGGAGAAATTCAAACTGGCCATCGAAAAAATGGCCAAGCAGTCCCTGGAGGAGCAGACCGCCGAGCGCAAGCAACTGGTGTCCCGGCTGGCCGAGATGGACCGGAAGGCGCCCGGCAAACCCAGTGACGCATCCGCGGCGCAGGACCCGGCCGAAAAAGCGGCGGAGCAAACCACGGGCAATGCTGTCGATAAAAAAGCGGCTCAGGAAGAAGTCGAAGGTTATAAAATGGAGGATATGGACAGTCAGGACGATACCAGCGTTCTGACCTCATCGGGCATCCAGTGGGCGGCGATGGTGTTCGTCATGCTGGTGCTGGGTGTGTTTGTCTGGGGCATCCGCCGCAGACGGCAGTAAAACATTAAAGGATATCATGATTTTTAAATATGCAATCCGGAATGCTCGTACACATGGCCAGGGCCGTCCTGATGATCCCTGTACTTTCTCTTTCTCCGGCCGGTCCAAAAGAATTTTTTTGGCATATCTGATTTCTGTTTCGATTCCATCCATGTGGCGCGGGTGTTGTAAATGAATAAGAAACTTCGATGGGTAATGATTACATGCGTCATCGTCTTGATGACAGTTATCTGGATTTGGCAACCATGGAGGGCCGTTCCCAAGAAGACACACAGTGGCCCTGCCGCCACAAGGGTGTCCTTGGAAAACGTGGTTCACACGATTCTGGCTACGGGCAAAGTCATGCCTCAGGTTGGGGCGGAAGTCAAGGTGGGAACCCGGATATCGGGGAGGTTGGAAAAGCTCTATGTGAATGTTGGTGATACCGTGAAAAAAGGGCAGATTATTGCCGAAATAGAAAAAGAGGAGTTAGAGGCGACAAAATCCGAAAAAGAGGCCGAGGTCGCTCTCATCGTGGCCAGGTTGGAGGCTCTCAAACGGGAAGGCCCGCAGGAAATTGCTCAGAAGGAAGCTGAACTGGCCGAACGTAAAGCGAGACTTGAATTTGTTCGCGGCAAATTAAGCCGAGATGACCAACTCCTTAAAAAAGCTCTCATCTCCAACGAGAACTGGGAGGAGGTTTCGAGTGATTATAAGGCGGCCCAGGCCCAGTACGATGTGGCTCAGAGGAAACTCCAACTGGCCAATACCAGCTTTGATGAGGGTTTGAAGCAATTGGCTGCAGAATTGCGTCGCGCTCAAGCGTCGCATAAAAACGCACTGGTAAAGCTATCCTACGCTGCGATACACGCTCCTTTGAGCGGTGTGGTGGGTTCTGTTTCGACCCGTGAAGGAGAAACCGTCGCTGCGGGGCTCAGCGCCCCCACCTTTGTCACTATCGTGGATTTGAAGCGTCTTCAACTTGATGCCTATGTGGACGAGGTGGACATCGGAAAGGTCGAGGTGGGACAAAAAGCTTTTTTCAGCGTTGATGCATTTCCGAACAAGGAATTCCATGGTCGGGTAACCGCCATCTATCCGCAAGCGGTGATTCAAAACGATGTGGTCACCTATGATTGCATTATCAGCATCGATACACACTACGATGGATTGCTCCGCCCCCAGATGACCGCCACCGTGAGCATCATGGTTGCGAATAGAGAAAATGTTTTGGTCCTTCCCGTCGGTGCCGTCAAACACCGTGCTGGTCAAAACATGGTTTTGCGGCGAAATGGCGACCGGATAGAAGAAGTGTCGGTAACCACTGGCTGGCAGGATGACACACGGATAGAAATCCTGTCAGGGCTTTCGGAAGGAGAAATAGTCCTTCTTTCACAACCAACGGATTTCAAGCAATAAAAGGAGCGATGATGATCAGATTGGAAGGAATCAGTAAATTATACGGTGTCCCTCCGCAGGAAATGCGAGCCCTTTCAGGGATCGATCTGTCCATCGAAGCCGGGGAATATGTGGCCATCATGGGCCCCTCCGGTTCGGGCAAATCCACGCTCCTGAACATTTTGGGATGCCTGGATCATGCCACCGAAGGTCATTATCTGTTAGCCGAACGCGACGTATCGGCGATGGATGACACGGCCCTTTCCAAGGTGCGCAATGAAGTTTTAGGATTCGTGTTTCAGCAATTCCATCTTCTGCCTCGCTTAAGCGTCATTAAAAATGTTTTGTTGCCGTTGATTTATGCACCGGAGTATCCATCCAAAGCCATTGAAAAGGGCACGGCCGCGCTTTCTTCCGTAGGGTTGGAAGACAAACTGTCGGCCAAGCCTGGAG
This window of the uncultured Desulfosarcina sp. genome carries:
- a CDS encoding cobaltochelatase subunit CobN, which gives rise to MIVPTARSLRTVGFALFILLLSLSSAGAAKIAVLEVDIYSYQLYQAIKGLNLPASIETRMFTVEELGDNPEAKAYIADCEVVFVDVMMDKLADYMVDNDLLEGRAVYATNHGGDPEKLAEEGFRFDKEIMQYGRSVENTINMIRLAVHRHIDNAVTYDPPVKRKPGGMIYHPEAPKRFKDTAAYKKWNMIRSHYRPENPWVGILLSVDSLQAGHAEATDKLIRKIEKAGFNVLPTIGWESRALSEVFKPENGQPPVDILITFGMKFASTITNDVRQGLIDLDVPVINVIRPYLESIDEWRQSDIGFGPFEVVWAVATPEFSGAIEPTPLIGKTQIVDPDTGRRLMVHDTIDETVGHLIPRLKKWVALRRKPNTDKKVAVLYYNHSGGKQNIGAAYLNVFRSLQIILHRMKSEGYDVQHMDKLTEEGIKDLVLSSGRHIGSWAPGELDDLLKSPDVERVTLEEYKTCFDTLPEAFKQKVIQDWGPPEDCRVMAADGKLFIPMVKLGNVVLMPEPTRSAGGAGREDEVKMYHDPYTYPNHQYIAGYLWIAKKFGADAMVHLGTHATYEWLPGKQAGLAPSDPPEIMTGAIPNIYPYIVDDVGEGMQAKRRGRAVILDHLTPPMKEADLYSEYSELHDLFHKYEIAVANGSETAPEYMKTIRDLIEATGIANDLRITEMTEEAMEEIHLYLHEIDNNSLPYGLHTYGNPYTPEAAEETVQLILKQNPEAEPSQVRKDIDASPVQEATNFIRGLNGKYIAPGEGNDPLRNLPSIPTGRNFYGFSPAKIPSKAAWEIGKQAAIQMIETKLKKDGKYPQKVGVVLWAMETTRNEGVNESTVLYLMGMEPVWDAMGRVKDSRVIPGSELGRPRIDVLINPSGLYRDVFPSKLIFLDQAVQKAMVQTDIENLIAQNKATIKKALMNTGMDEKEAETQSRFRIFTEKVGSYGNGVSGRVHNSAMWDSDEAVSSTYLNRVQYAVGQGKWAVPVKEAFTENLRGVDIAVHSRSSNVIGIVDTDDFFEYLGGMTLAVKHVKGEAPDAMVTMHRRKDEVMVEDVAKTIGRELRTRYLNPQWIQGMKQDNYAGAREMSEFVENLWGWQVTVSDAVDAAKWQQVHQVYVEDKYGQDIKAFFNQHNPWAYQSITARMLEAVRKDYWKPDEKITNKLAVEYAVNVIEKGVACCHHTCNNPMLNQMVLNIISLPGMLSPEMAEKFKLAIEKMAKQSLEEQTAERKQLVSRLAEMDRKAPGKPSDASAAQDPAEKAAEQTTGNAVDKKAAQEEVEGYKMEDMDSQDDTSVLTSSGIQWAAMVFVMLVLGVFVWGIRRRRQ
- a CDS encoding efflux RND transporter periplasmic adaptor subunit, whose product is MNKKLRWVMITCVIVLMTVIWIWQPWRAVPKKTHSGPAATRVSLENVVHTILATGKVMPQVGAEVKVGTRISGRLEKLYVNVGDTVKKGQIIAEIEKEELEATKSEKEAEVALIVARLEALKREGPQEIAQKEAELAERKARLEFVRGKLSRDDQLLKKALISNENWEEVSSDYKAAQAQYDVAQRKLQLANTSFDEGLKQLAAELRRAQASHKNALVKLSYAAIHAPLSGVVGSVSTREGETVAAGLSAPTFVTIVDLKRLQLDAYVDEVDIGKVEVGQKAFFSVDAFPNKEFHGRVTAIYPQAVIQNDVVTYDCIISIDTHYDGLLRPQMTATVSIMVANRENVLVLPVGAVKHRAGQNMVLRRNGDRIEEVSVTTGWQDDTRIEILSGLSEGEIVLLSQPTDFKQ
- a CDS encoding ABC transporter ATP-binding protein, producing MIRLEGISKLYGVPPQEMRALSGIDLSIEAGEYVAIMGPSGSGKSTLLNILGCLDHATEGHYLLAERDVSAMDDTALSKVRNEVLGFVFQQFHLLPRLSVIKNVLLPLIYAPEYPSKAIEKGTAALSSVGLEDKLSAKPGELSGGQQQRVAIARALINEPSVLLADEPTGNLDKQSGREILDIFKRLNRHGRTVIMVTHDSEVAKESGRVVVIEDGKIVSDQRSIHARGERS